In Candidatus Electrothrix scaldis, the genomic window AGCATATGCCATTCCCGGTCGTTTTCCTGCTCCAGGTCTACTGCCAGGTCAAGGATAGGACAGCTTTCTTCCACCTCGCGAGCCTTTTCCTCTTCAAGAAGCAGGTTTCTTCGGGTCTGCATCCTCCGGCTATTGACCTCAGCCATGAGGTTGGCAACCCCGGCTCCGGGCTTCAGGTAGGGACCGCGTCGGGAGAAGGGTTGAACAAACATCTCCAGGCGGAAACCGCTTCCGTACGGAATAATGTGGAGATGAATAGTAGAGTCGGCCTCGACAACCTGTACGCCTTGCTTGGCTGTCCCCACATTGATGGAGGAGTGGACTGTCATAAATGAGGCAACATTTCCTATGACATCAAGCATCTGGGCGCTTGCTGAAATCGGGATCCCCTCACTTTGCATTTCATCGCGATTAATTATTTCAGCAACCCTTCGGTGTTCATCGCTTATCTCCATAATGCGAAAGCGGGTAGGAGTTTCAGGCCAGACAGCCACCTTTCCTTCGCCTATATCCTGGAGAAAATGAATAAAAAGATGCTCGTCTTTCTCTTCAACCATCAGTTCTGGCTCACCTGCCACAATTTCCACGGGGATGCTTCCTGACTTTTCAAGAAAAACATACGGGTGACCAATCAAGGCAGGCAATGCTTCGTCCATTTCAAACTCACACCCACCATTGCGGGAGTTAACATCACCGACCTGGCGTAAGGCAGCGCAAATTTTCGTATCCTGCTCGGTGAGAAAGTCAAAATCCTCTGGTTGCATGAGTCGATTAAGGCCTATTCCCCGGCCTTTGCTCCATTTTCCTGCCCCCTTTCGCCTTTGCTCCTTGGCTGATAGCTGTAGATTCTCGCCGTCAAAATGGACCAGCCAGACCAAACGACTGGTTTTTTCCGGCTTCTGGGAGCGGCTGGTCACCGTGATAAGATCTTGAAGGCTCTGCTTCCAGGATGTGGTATCTGTGGAGACAATATGGACGATAGAGGTGTAGCTGTGCTTCTTACGCAGTTTTTTGGTAGCCTCAGCAAGATCTTGTTGGCTGGAATCTAAGGTACTCAGCAGCTCGGCACTCTCCATAGCCAACCAGAAAAAGCTGTTTTCTTGGGCCTGTTGGTAGAGCGAGAGGAGTTCGGTGCGAAATTCTTCAGGTATTTCCACGCCCATCCAGTACAGGGCAAGAACGGCTATCAGAGAGCTGATCCCGCGTTCCTCAGCCTTGAGTTGGTCTGTCAGTACCCGCATGTCTGGCAGGGTGCCATCGACACTGCGCACATAGGCATCAAGAAAGCGGAAGGGGACTTCTTCCGAGCAGCCCTTGCAGCGTTCCAGAACCAAGGCAACAGAACGCCGGATGAGAATGCGGTCTTTTTCCGTGTTGCGGATCAAGAGAGAGAAAATGCAAAAGAGGCCTGTTATGTTGAAGAAAAAGGTTCCTTCCGGTCCAGCGTATTTATTCAGTTGGACAAGGTCCTGCTCAAAGAGTTCCAGGGCCTTGTTGACCTCTCCCTGTAAAAAGGCAAGGGTGCCAGCAAAACCGGAGCCCTGAAAGGCATCGACACGGTCTTGGAGCAGCGTCTCAAGCTTACTGAAATTTCCCTGCAAGAGATAATACCCTGCCAGCATGCGGTGGAAAGGCACCCGTTCATCCTCGGACAGGGTCATGCCCTCCTCGTCTTCAAGATAGGCAATGACCGCAGGAAAATGGCAGGCAGTATCCATCGCATACTTAATAATAGTGTTCAGCAGGAAGAACTGCTGAAAACCGGGCAAACCGCCGAACCATTCGGCGTCAAAATGCCGGGCAATGACGCGGACTGACGGGGGCTCAGGGCCGATATGCTCCCGGCCATGCTGTTCCAGAAAGGTGACAGCCTCATCAACCTTGTCAAAATCTTCTGAGTACAGACCAATACGGAATTGACGCAAAGCCCGTTGGCAACGGGTGGCCCATTTTCCGTATAAGTAGGAAACTGGCGCATTTTTTTCAATTAATGCGGCCAGGTCTGCAAAACGTCCCTCTGTGACAGCCTGGCGGGTGAGTTGTTCCGCCAAGTGGGGTGGACATTGATTGAGTTCATTGAGGTATCCCTGCTTACGAAGCCCGTTGATGGTCGACTCCAGCTCATTACTGGTTAAGCGATGAACCTCTGGTATAGAAATATCTGTTTCCGCTAAGCAATTGCCGAGAAAGGTCGTTGATACTGGTTCATAAACAATTGAAATAAATTGAAGGATAAACTGCTCAAACAGGGGGAGTGTCTGGACAGGAGGCAGTTGCTCTTTTGTTGAATTTGGCACGGACATGTCTTTCTTTGCAGGAAGAGAGGTAACTTGTTGTCTTTGCGTTTAATGAGAAAAATATTAAACACCCCAAAAAATAACAGACGGAGTTTTCGGCCCCGTCTGTCTCTCCATCATAGCTCTGGAGTTGAAGAA contains:
- a CDS encoding DEAD/DEAH box helicase, which produces MPNSTKEQLPPVQTLPLFEQFILQFISIVYEPVSTTFLGNCLAETDISIPEVHRLTSNELESTINGLRKQGYLNELNQCPPHLAEQLTRQAVTEGRFADLAALIEKNAPVSYLYGKWATRCQRALRQFRIGLYSEDFDKVDEAVTFLEQHGREHIGPEPPSVRVIARHFDAEWFGGLPGFQQFFLLNTIIKYAMDTACHFPAVIAYLEDEEGMTLSEDERVPFHRMLAGYYLLQGNFSKLETLLQDRVDAFQGSGFAGTLAFLQGEVNKALELFEQDLVQLNKYAGPEGTFFFNITGLFCIFSLLIRNTEKDRILIRRSVALVLERCKGCSEEVPFRFLDAYVRSVDGTLPDMRVLTDQLKAEERGISSLIAVLALYWMGVEIPEEFRTELLSLYQQAQENSFFWLAMESAELLSTLDSSQQDLAEATKKLRKKHSYTSIVHIVSTDTTSWKQSLQDLITVTSRSQKPEKTSRLVWLVHFDGENLQLSAKEQRRKGAGKWSKGRGIGLNRLMQPEDFDFLTEQDTKICAALRQVGDVNSRNGGCEFEMDEALPALIGHPYVFLEKSGSIPVEIVAGEPELMVEEKDEHLFIHFLQDIGEGKVAVWPETPTRFRIMEISDEHRRVAEIINRDEMQSEGIPISASAQMLDVIGNVASFMTVHSSINVGTAKQGVQVVEADSTIHLHIIPYGSGFRLEMFVQPFSRRGPYLKPGAGVANLMAEVNSRRMQTRRNLLLEEEKAREVEESCPILDLAVDLEQENDREWHMLDPEECLQALLELEEIRDRVVLEWPEGEKLAVRRRAGVNQLNLNIRTSQQNWFALSGHVKVDQDEVIDLKSLLDKIRESHSRFIPLGKGQFLALTQEFRDRLEDLIQFGDAKGTKDTGDDEIQVHPLAALALEDLTQQANTEADEGWREQLKRINYVQNFVPEVPSTLQAELRDYQAEGYIWMARLAHLGVGGCLADDMGLGKTLQSIAVILDRAENGPSLVIAPTSVCLNWEQEVARFAPTLTLKTLSGMDDRKAIVQNLGKRDILITSYTLLQQEVDLLETISWQTVVLDEAQSIKNAATKRSKASMRLRAKFRLITTGTPIENHLGELWNLFNFINRGLLGTYKQFNSRFGIPIEKHQDQAARRQLKKLIRPFMLRRIKSEVLDELPPRTEITLRVEMKKSEMQFYEAIRQQAIENIESNGQKSGRHLQILAEIMRLRRACCNPKLIDENSKISSSKLQVFAEVVEELLESRHKALVFSQFTGHLALIREHLDKEGISYQYLDGTTPAKERIKRVDAFQAGEGDLFLISLKAGGLGLNLTAADYVIHMDPWWNPAVEDQAADRAHRIGQKRPVTVYRLVTTDTIEEKIVQLHHEKRNLANSLLEGTDAGARISADELLELIRGS